From Salvia splendens isolate huo1 chromosome 16, SspV2, whole genome shotgun sequence, a single genomic window includes:
- the LOC121770766 gene encoding senescence-associated protein SPA15, chloroplastic-like isoform X2 — translation MAKVNGVVYSSAKSPQHPKYIINQGTNHHRQGTGHLSLSNLKCISKRFWPLGRKSDACIEPRGFSLVCQSTETQDTETKVRVRRYRDGSIISRGIMKLDARARQDVAFLGSEFLKLDARAREDTEKIDHDVKKRAERLHHVATILKNIAESRLKSAADKHWSDGALEADLKRADFAAKRRAMEDSLMALEFLKNIHGMMVSKMQRSKRDPTDATEARRHVTLEKNGKTLEFLPGEVSTDRIDAIQEAYESMASALSVADGIDYTDPEELELLVAALIDLDAMDGKSSVSLLAECSSSPDVSTRRALANALSTAPSMWTLGNAGMGALQRLAEDSNPAIAEAATKTIFELKRQWEIEEGDSWRFMMNQNAQVDNKDADDTESD, via the exons ATGGCTAAAGTAAATGGGGTTGTATATTCATCTGCGAAATCACCGCAACACCCTAAGTATATCATAAACCAAGGAACAAACCATCACAGACAGGGAACAGGACATTTATCGTTGTCTAACCTAAAATGCATTTCAAAGCGATTTTGGCCTTTAGGTCGAAAATCAGATGCATGTATCGAACCTCGAGGATTTTCTTTGGTATGCCAATCAACAGAAACGCAGGATACAGAAACAAAAGTGCGTGTCAGGCGCTACCGCGATGGTTCAATTATATCCAG GGGCATAATGAAGTTGGATGCTCGTGCACGACAAGACGTTGCCTTTCTTGGTTCGGAGTTCCTCAAACTTGATG CACGTGCTAGGGAAGACACAGAGAAAATCGATCATGATGTAAAGAAAAGAGCTGAAAGGCTTCATCATGTAGCTACA ATTCTAAAAAACATAGCTGAATCGAGATTGAAAAGTGCTGCTGACAAACACTGGAGTGATGGTGCATTAGAG GCTGATTTAAAGCGAGCTGACTTTGCTGCCAAACGACGTGCTATGGAAGATTCTCTGATGGCATTAGAG TTTCTCAAAAACATTCATGGAATGATGGTGAGCAAAATGCAGAGATC GAAACGAGATCCTACAGATGCTACTGAGGCCAGAAGGCATGTAACGCTCGAAAAGAACGGGAAAACTCTTGAGTTTCTCCCAGGGGAGGTATCTACCGATCGCATTGATGCCATTCAG GAAGCTTACGAGAGCATGGCTTCTGCACTCTCTGTAGCTGATGGAATTGACTATACCGACCCTGAAGAG TTGGAGTTGCTCGTGGCAGCTCTTATTGATCTCGATGCAATGGATGGCAAAAGCAGCGTATCTCTATTGGCAGAGTGCTCAAGCTCTCCTGATGTCAGCACTAG GAGAGCGCTAGCAAATGCGTTATCAACAGCTCCATCAATGTGGACTCTAGGAAATGCCGGCATGGGAGCTCTGCAG AGGCTGGCCGAAGATAGTAATCCTGCAATCGCGGAAGCTGCAACCAAAACCATCTTTGAATTGAAGAGGCAGTGGGAAATAGAGGAAGGTGATAGCTGGAGGTTCATGATGAACCAAAATGCACAAGTAGACAACAAAGATGCTGATGATACTGAATCTGATTAG
- the LOC121770766 gene encoding senescence-associated protein SPA15, chloroplastic-like isoform X1: MAKVNGVVYSSAKSPQHPKYIINQGTNHHRQGTGHLSLSNLKCISKRFWPLGRKSDACIEPRGFSLVCQSTETQDTETKVRVRRYRDGSIISRSRSGDDHPIETGKTISSSQGLAEACKFVSNDAKFMNERARNDMILLSRGIMKLDARARQDVAFLGSEFLKLDARAREDTEKIDHDVKKRAERLHHVATILKNIAESRLKSAADKHWSDGALEADLKRADFAAKRRAMEDSLMALEFLKNIHGMMVSKMQRSKRDPTDATEARRHVTLEKNGKTLEFLPGEVSTDRIDAIQEAYESMASALSVADGIDYTDPEELELLVAALIDLDAMDGKSSVSLLAECSSSPDVSTRRALANALSTAPSMWTLGNAGMGALQRLAEDSNPAIAEAATKTIFELKRQWEIEEGDSWRFMMNQNAQVDNKDADDTESD; the protein is encoded by the exons ATGGCTAAAGTAAATGGGGTTGTATATTCATCTGCGAAATCACCGCAACACCCTAAGTATATCATAAACCAAGGAACAAACCATCACAGACAGGGAACAGGACATTTATCGTTGTCTAACCTAAAATGCATTTCAAAGCGATTTTGGCCTTTAGGTCGAAAATCAGATGCATGTATCGAACCTCGAGGATTTTCTTTGGTATGCCAATCAACAGAAACGCAGGATACAGAAACAAAAGTGCGTGTCAGGCGCTACCGCGATGGTTCAATTATATCCAG ATCTCGAAGTGGAGATGACCATCCCATAGAGACTGGCAAAACCATCTCGTCTAGTCAGGGATTAGCCGAAGCATGCAAATTTGTCTCAAATGATGCAAAATTCATGAATGAAAGGGCTAgaaatgatatgatacttcttTCACG GGGCATAATGAAGTTGGATGCTCGTGCACGACAAGACGTTGCCTTTCTTGGTTCGGAGTTCCTCAAACTTGATG CACGTGCTAGGGAAGACACAGAGAAAATCGATCATGATGTAAAGAAAAGAGCTGAAAGGCTTCATCATGTAGCTACA ATTCTAAAAAACATAGCTGAATCGAGATTGAAAAGTGCTGCTGACAAACACTGGAGTGATGGTGCATTAGAG GCTGATTTAAAGCGAGCTGACTTTGCTGCCAAACGACGTGCTATGGAAGATTCTCTGATGGCATTAGAG TTTCTCAAAAACATTCATGGAATGATGGTGAGCAAAATGCAGAGATC GAAACGAGATCCTACAGATGCTACTGAGGCCAGAAGGCATGTAACGCTCGAAAAGAACGGGAAAACTCTTGAGTTTCTCCCAGGGGAGGTATCTACCGATCGCATTGATGCCATTCAG GAAGCTTACGAGAGCATGGCTTCTGCACTCTCTGTAGCTGATGGAATTGACTATACCGACCCTGAAGAG TTGGAGTTGCTCGTGGCAGCTCTTATTGATCTCGATGCAATGGATGGCAAAAGCAGCGTATCTCTATTGGCAGAGTGCTCAAGCTCTCCTGATGTCAGCACTAG GAGAGCGCTAGCAAATGCGTTATCAACAGCTCCATCAATGTGGACTCTAGGAAATGCCGGCATGGGAGCTCTGCAG AGGCTGGCCGAAGATAGTAATCCTGCAATCGCGGAAGCTGCAACCAAAACCATCTTTGAATTGAAGAGGCAGTGGGAAATAGAGGAAGGTGATAGCTGGAGGTTCATGATGAACCAAAATGCACAAGTAGACAACAAAGATGCTGATGATACTGAATCTGATTAG